The segment ATTAAACAAAGGAAAAGACCAATTACAAAAAGACAGCCCAAAAATCCCCATTCCTCACCAACTGTTGTGAAAATATAATCGGTGTGTTGTTCCGGTACGAAACCACCTTTTGTCTGAGTTCCTTCAAGATATCCTTTGCCAAACCAACCACCGGAACCAATAGCAATTTCAGATTGATTGGTATTATAACCAATACCTTTCATGTCGACTTCTTTTCCCAAAAGAATATTAAATCGGTCTCTGTGATGTTGTTTAAAAACATTGGTAAAAACATAATCCACCGAAAAAACAAAACCACTAACCATCAGAAATATCAGGGAACTCAATATCCAGTTTCTGTTTATGATTCGGCTTCTGTAGTATATAAAAAGGATTACGAATAAGGCGATTCCGATTAGTACTAAAGGTTTTAATATCAAGGCTAATACAAATAAAACTATTGCAATAAATCCGGTCCAAACATACCAGGAAGGCAATCCTTCTCTATATAAAACCAATATAAAAACACTATAAATTAAAGCACTTCCGGGATCATGTGGGACAATTAATAATATGGGTAAAAATAGAATCCCAAGTACTTGTATCTGCCGGTTCAAATCTTTTAAATTTACCTGAACATCACTTAAATACTTTGCCAAAGCCAATGCAGTTGCGGTTTTCACAAACTCAGAAGGTTGTATACCAAACGATCCAAATGAGTACCAGTTGGCCTGACCTTTTATGGTTTTTCCAAAAACAAATAGACCCGCTAATGACAATAAACCAATAACATAAATCACACTGGAAAATTTTTCATAAAACTTTCCGTCAACGGATAACACGACAAATATTAATGGAATCGTAAGGATGATAAACATAAATTGCTTACCATATATTTGAGTAAAGTCAAAAATCGAAGCTTCCTGTTCTATAGAAGACAATGAAGACGAATAGATATTCAGCCAACCCATTAACACTAAAACAATGTAGATGACAACACTTATCCAGTCCAGATTATTTGTTACACTTTGATTTTTCATTTTTAATTTCCTGATGTATCCCTTACTTTAATTTGTGGTTTTACAACTTTAACTTCCGGTTTTATTTCGAGTGGTTTTGCAGGACCATCAATTTTTGATTTAATCAAAGTATCTACAATAGGATTTGCATAATATTTATTGTATTCGCTTTGAAGACTTCCTTCTAGCATTCGTTTTTCTAAATCGGTTCTGGTAATTTTTCTTTTGATATATTTTTCAATCATCAAACTCGTAATTGGACCAGCCCAACGTGCTCCCCAATACCCATTTTCTACAAAAACAGCAATGGCAATTTTTGGATTATCCTTAGGTGCAAAAGCCACAAAAATAGAGTGATCCTGAAGTTTTACCCTTTTTCCATTAATTTTTGCAAAATTTTCAGCTGTTCCTGTTTTTCCGCAAATGTCTATTCCTTCAACATTTAAACCATGTGCTGTTCCCATATTATAAACATCAAACAATCCGCTAATCATAGGTTCGAAATATTTTCTGTCAACGGTGGTTACATGTTTCGTTGTGAATTTTTTATCAATAGCATGGCCTTTGATCTTTTTGATGATATGAGGCGTATAATAATAACCACGATTTGCAACAGTTGCAATCATATTGGCCAATTGAATAGGAGTCATTAAAACTTCCCCCTGACCGATAGCATTAGAAACAATCGTCCTACTTGACCAACCCCAACCCGGATACATTTTTTTATATGTCTTGGATGTAGGTAGATTACCTTTCTTCCCTGTTGGTAAATCATAACCCATAAATTGTCCTAAACCAAAACTCTTTAAGTGATTACTCCACACATCAACCCCTTTTGGTGGATTGTTATATTTGTCAATGGTTCTCATATATGAAGTAGAGAAGAATGTGTTGCAGGATTCATAAATTCCACGATGTAATTGTAAAGCACCACCGTGACAATGGCATTTCATAAAACGACCTGGAGCATAACTAAATCCGTGATGGCAGTTAACCGAAAAATTCTCATCAATCGCGCCTTCCTGCAAAGCAACTAATCCGGTTAGGATTTTGAATGGCGAACCGGGCGTGTATTCTGCCAACAAACCTCTATCGTATAATGGTTTTGCAATAGAGTCTTTATATAAAGTAGTATAATTTTTAGATCGCTGTCTTCCCACAAGAATTGCAGGATCATAAGACGGAGCAGTTACCAAAGCTAAAATTTCACCGGTTTTTGGTTCGATTGCTACAATTCCACCTCGTTTGTTAACCATTAATTCTTCACCATACTTTTGAAGTTCGGCATCAATACTCAAATTAATATCGCTTCCCTGAACGGCAATGGTATCAAATCTTCCTTCTTTATAGGAACCAATATCTCGGTTGTATTTATCCTTTTGAATGTATTTTACGCCTTTTACACCACGTAAAAAATCTTCGTAACTTTCTTCAACACCTTGTCTTCCAATTAAATCGCCGCTATTGTAATACTTATTTTTTTGGATGATTTTATCATTCACCTGAGTAATAAATCCAAAAACATTCGCGCCAAAAGCGACTTGATAATCTCTTAAAGCACGTTTTTGAATATAAAATCCTGTAAAATTACGCTGTACTTCTTGAAAAGCAGCATATTCTTTTTTATTCAGCTGAGATAAAAAAACTGAGGGAAGTCGTGGACTGTAAACTTTTGCTTTGGCAATTTTCTTGTCGTAGTCTTCTTTAGTGATTTTTAATAAAGAACAAAATTCATCAACGTCAATATCTTTAACGTCTTTTGGTATAACCATGATATCATACGAAGGCTGATTGGCAACTAAAAGTTTGCCATTTCTATCATAAATATAACCGCGTTCAGGATAATCATATGCTATTTTAATAGCGTTATTATCCGATTTTAATTTCAGTGTATCATCGATTACTTGTAAATAAAAAAGACGTAAGACAAGTAAAATCGTAGCAATAAAAATAATGGTGGGTAACAAAACCTTTCTCATCGCTTACTTGGCTTAATGATATAGATGATAATAATACAAGTGATAATCGTAAAAACGGTACTCAATACGGTACGGACTAAAATATCCCAAAGGAAACTTACTTTGAAAACTTCGAGAACAAACAATACAAAGTGATGCAGTACGATGGCAATAAGTAAAAATGAAAACCGTTCAGGAGTTAAAACATCATTGAGTTTAACGGTTTGATATTCGTAACTCAAACCAAATGAAAATTTAAAAATTGCGGGTCTGTAATAGGCAAGCACTAAACATGCTGCGGCATGAACGCCACCCGAATTCCAAAACATATCCATTAGTAATCCCAAGAAAAAACTAGCGACTAATAAACCGCTTTTGTTTCCGTTTACAGGATATAAAATAATGAAAAGGACATAAGGAAACGGATTGATAAAGCCAAAAAGATCAATTCTGTTGAATATCAAAATCTGTGCTGCAAGCAACAAGACAAATCGGGCAATATTTGCTAATAAGGCACTATTCATCTTTCTTGCTTTGATTTTCTAAATTGGTAATTTCTTCTGTGTCTTTATTTTTAATAATATACACATGTCCCAAATTGGTCATGTCATTGAATAGCCTGATGTCCAAAGTGTAATAGTTGGTTTCGTCGTCAATGTATACTTTGTCGATAGTTCCAATACCAATATTTTCCGGGAATATGATTGATTGGCCACCGGTTACTATGGTGTCGCCTTTACGAACTCCTGCCAATCTTGGGACATCTATCAACTGAACAAAACCTGTGCTTTTACCATTCCACACCAAAGAACCAAAGTGATTTGATTTTTTAATCTTGGCATTGATTTGAGATTTCACATTTAAAACACTGATGATAGTAGCGTAATTTTTCGAAGTCTTATCTACGATTCCAACAATTCCGGCACTGTTAATTACACCCATATTAGGTTTGATTCCCGAAGCCGCACCATTGTTAATCGTGATATAATTTTCCAGAATGCTATACGAATTGTGAATCACTTTGGAAACAACAATATCCATTTTCTTAACTCCTTTAATGGAGTCTAGCTGAGGTAATTTAGTGGTGTCTTTTTGATTGAATAGCAGCGATTTCAAACGGGCGTTTTCTTTAGCCAGTTCTTCATTTTGCTCTCTTAAGCCAAAATACTCATCAACGTTGTTTATCTTTTCGTAAATCCCGCCGGTAAAGAAATTGGCAGAGCTTATGATTTTACTTTTATGATAAGAATGCGACTGAATAGTCAACGTAAACGATAATACCAAAAGCAGCAAAAACAGTAAGCGATTACTGTTTTTAAGTACAAAATTAAATATTTGCTGCATGGTTTAGCTGTATAAATGTATAATGTAAACTGTATACTGAAAACTGAGTACTGAATACTATTTTATAAGTATGCTTCTGAATTTCGGAATGTTTTTAAGAGCCATTCCGGTTCCGCGAACAACCGCTCTTAATGGATCTTCCGCAATATATACCGGTAAATCTGTTTTTTGAGAAATACGTTTGTCTAATCCTCTTAACATCGAACCTCCACCCGCAAGATAAATACCGGTGTTGTAAATATCGGCTGCTAATTCCGGAGGTGTTTGCGATAAGGTTTCCATGATGGCATCTTCAATACGTTGTATTGATTTGTCCAATGCTTTTGAGATTTCTCTATACGATACTTCAACCTGTTTTGGTTTACCAGTCAATAAATCTCTTCCTTGAACTGACATATCTTCTGGTGGCGTTTCTAAATCATCAGTAGCCGCACCAATGGTAATTTTGATTTTCTCTGCAGTGCTTTCACCCACAAATAAATTGTGTTGCGTTCTCATGTAATACACTATATCATTCGTGAAAACGTCACCAGCAATCTTAACCGATTTATCACAAACAATTCCGCCTAAAGCGATAACTGCAATTTCAGTTGTTCCACCACCGATATCTACAATCATGTTTCCTTTTGGTTGCATAATATCGATACCAATACCAATTGCCGCTGCCATTGGTTCGTGAATAAGATAAACTTCTTTTCCGTTTACACGTTCGCAACTTTCTTTTACCGCACGCATTTCTACTTCAGTAATACCGGAAGGAATACAAACCACCATTCTAAGTGCCGGAGTAAACATTTTTTTCTTTAACGCCGGTATACTTTTGATGAACATGCTGATCATTTTTTCAGACGCATCAAAATCGGCGATAACCCCATCTTTCAACGGACGTATGGTTTTTATGTTCTCATGTGTTTTTCCCTGCATCATGTTGGCTTCTTTTCCAACAGCGATAATTTTTCCCGATATTCGGTCTCTGGCAACAATTGAGGGGCTGTCAATTACAACTTTGTCGTTGTGTATTATCAGAGTGTTTGCGGTACCAAGGTCAATTGCAATATCCTCGGTCATGAAATCAAAAAATCCCATATATTTTATTAGGGTTAATGTTTATAAAAATTTAACGCACAAAGTTAAACAAATTAATGTTTAAAATGACGTGTTCCGGTAAATACCATTGCAACTTTATTTTCGTTACAAAAATTAATACTAAGCTCGTCTTTTATCGAACCACCAGGTTGAATAACAGCAGTAATTCCAGCGTTATGAGCGATTTCAACACAATCCGGGAAAGGGAAAAAAGCATCACTTGCCATTACTGCACCATTCAAATCAAAGCCAAAAGTTGTCGCCTTTTCAATCGCTTGTTTCAACGCATCTACTCTCGAAGTCTGACCTGTTCCTGATGCTACTAATGTACTGTTTTTTGCAAATACAATCGTGTTTGATTTGGTATTTTTACAAATTTTTGATGCAAATAATAAATCGTCAATTTCCTGCTCGGTTGGAGTCGTGTTTGTAACGACTTTTAAGTCTGATTTTGCGTCAGTAATGTTGTTTCTGTCTTGTATCAATAATCCATTTAAAGCAGTTCGTACCTGACGACTTGGAAGTTCAACATCATGCTGAATTAAAATGATTCTGTTTTTCTTTTCAGATAAAACCGCAATCGCTTCGTCATCATAACTTGGCGCAATTACCACTTCACAAAAAAGTGAATTTATTTCATTAGCTGTGGCCAAATCAATTTTACCATTCGCAATCAAAACGCCACCAAAAGCCGAAGTTGGATCACCAGCCAAAGCCGCCAGATATGCATCCTTCATATTATTTCTAGTCGCCAATCCACATGCATTATTGTGTTTTAAAATGGCAAATGTTGGTTCGTTATTTTTGAATTCCAAAATCAAATTTACAGCAGCATCAACGTCTAACAGATTGTTATACGACAATTCTTTGCCATGGACTTTGGTAAACATTTTATCAAAATCGCCAAAGAAAAAACCTTTTTGATGTGGGTTTTCACCATATCTCAAAATCTGACCGTTATCAATACTGGCTTTGAAAATAGTTTCGTCTGTATTGAAATAGTTGAAAATAGCGGTATCGTAATTGGAAGAAACATGAAAGGCTTTGGTTGCCAACAATTTTCTTTGTTCCAAAGTGGTTGCTCCGTTTTGAGTTGAAATCAAATCAAATAAAATCGAATATTCATTTACTGAAGCCACGATGACAGTATCATTAAAATTCTTAGCCGCAGCACGAATCAGGGAAATACCACCAATGTCAATCTTCTCGATAATATCTTGTTCACTTGCTCCGGAAGCTACTGTTTTTTCAAACGGATATAAATCCACAATCACCAAATCAATTTGTGGTATTTCAAAATCTTTCATTTGGGCAATATCCGTTTCGTTGTCCTGACGGTTTAATATTCCACCAAAGATTTTTGGATGCAATGTTTTTACTCTTCCGCCAAGAATCTCCGGAAAAGAAGTAACTTCTTCAACAGGAACAACCGGAATTCCTAAATTGTTAATGAATTCTTCTGTTCCACCAGTGGAATAAATCGTTACGTTTTGTTCATGTAGTTTGCGAACGATCGGCTCTAATCCGTCTTTTGAAAAAACTGAAATCAGTGCCGATTGGATTAGCTTCGTTCCGTTCGGCCTTTGGCCTTGGGTGTTTTTTGTAGTGCTCATTGTGTAGTTGTGTTTAAGCCAACAAAAGTAGTTTTTTTACGGGCAAAATTCAAGCATGAAGTGTAACAATATTTTATTTTTTGACACCAATACAGCAATCTAAAAAATAGTGCGGATTTTCATTATTTTTATCGAAATTTACAACACCATAAACCAAGCTGAATGTTACTTTACTTAAGACTGCTCAAAGAAAGTTTTGCTTTTGCCATGAATGCGCTGCGCAACAATAAGCTGAGAACCATGCTTTCTTTATTGGGTGTGACGATTGGAATATTTTCTATCATTGCGGTCTTGGCTGCCGTTGATTCCTTAGACAGAAAAATCAAAGCAGACTTAAGCACTTTAGATAAAAACACGATTTATTTAACGAGTCAGTCTTTTGGTCCAACCGATGTTCCGCGTTGGAAAAGAGAGCAGTTTCCTGCTGTGAAATATGAAGAGTATCAATACCTGAAAACAGCTTTAAACGATGTTGAAAATTCTTGTTTTCAATATTTTACGGGTAGTCAGAATATTAAGTTTGAATCAAAAACCGTTTCTAATGTAAATATGGTTCCGGTTACGCATGAATTTGTGGATATCCAAAGAATGGAGTTTAAAGAAGGGCGCTTTTTTAATGAATTGGAATCTAATTCGGGAAAACAAGTAGTGGTTTTAGGGCATGATATTGCGGAACAGCTTTTTGAGAATGCTGACCCCATTGGGAAAACGGTGCGCATATACGGTAATCGCTTCACAGTTATCGGAGTTACAAAAAAGAAAGGTTCGGGAATGGATATTGGCGGTGGGGATGATACTTCGGCTTTTATTCCTTCAAATTTTCTTAGAGGTCTATACGGTGATAATAATGATAATGTATTGTGTGTTGTTGTTATAAAACCTGAGAAAGGTGCTGATATAGAAGGGTTAAAAGGAGAAATTTCACAGAAACTTCGCAGTTACAGAGGTGTAAAACAAGGAGAAATCGACAATTTCTTTATCAATATACTTTCAGGCTTTACCGATATGATTGACAGTCTTATAGGAAGTCTAAAAATAGGAGGTTGGATTATTTCCGGGTTTTCGCTTTTGGTTGGTGGTTTTGGGATTGCCAATATCATGTTTGTTTCGGTGAAAGAAAGAACCAATTTAATCGGAATTCAAAAATCATTGGGAGCCAAAAATAAATTTATACTTTTTCAGTTTCTTTTCGAAGCGATTATCCTTTGTGTTATAGGTGGAATGGTAGGCTTACTTCTGGTCTGGATAATCGCCATGATTTTAACCAAGGTATTGGATTTTGAATTTGTGCTTAGTATGGGCAATATTATTCTTGGAACAAGTTTGGCTGCCATTATTGGACTAATTGCCGGAATTCTACCTGCCGTTTCTGCTTCACGATTAGATCCTGTGGAAGCAATTAGAAGTGGGATGTAGTAATTAAAAACAATAAAAAAACCCTGAGTTAAAGCTCAGGGTTTTTATTATCTAATATTCTGATTTAAAATCAAATCGAGATATAAATTAATCTTGTCTTTCAATTCTTTTCTTGGTGTAATAAAATCAAGGAAGCCATGATCTAATACAAACTCAGCCGTTTGGAAACCATCCGGTAAATCTTTTCCGGTGGTATCACGAACAACTCTCGGTCCGGCAAAACCAATCAAAGCACCAGGCTCAGAAATGTTTACATCGCCAAGCATCGCATAAGATGCAGTTGTTCCACCTGTTGTTGGGTCAGTACATAAAGAGATGTACGGAATTTTAGCTTCGGCTAATTGTGCCAATTTTGCAGACGTTTTTGCCAATTGCATCAATGAATACGCAGCTTCCATCATACGCGCACCACCCGATTTTGAAATCATCACAAAAGGCACTTTGTTTTTGATCGAATAATCAATTCCACGGGCAATTTTTTCACCCACAACAGCACCCATTGAACCACCAATAAAGGCAAAATCCATACAGCAAACTACCAAATCTTTTCCTTTTGATTTTCCAACAGCAGTTCGAACAGCATCTTTCAATCCTGTTTTGTCGATAGCGTCTTTCAGTCGGTCTGAATATTTTTTGGTATCCACGAAATTTAGAGGATCTTTAGAGGTCATCTTAGCATCCAATTCCTTGAATTTGTTGTCATCAAATAAGATTTCAAAGTATTCTTTACTTCCAATTCTAACATGGAAATCATCTTCCGGACTTACCCAAAGATTTCTAGCCAATTCGTCCTGGTCAATAATTTTTCCCGTAGGCGATTTATACCAAAGTCCTTTTGGAACGTCTTTTTTATCTTCGGTTGCAGTGGTAATCCCTTTTTCTGTTCTTTTAAACCAAGCCATAATTTTATAGTTATGAGTTAAAAGTTATAAGTTATGAGTTAAAAGCATCAACTTATAACTCATAATTCATAACTCATAATTTACAATGTGTTAACGTTGTTCAAGTCAGCAAACGCTTCTTCTAATCTTTTGTTGAAAGTCAGTTCGCCTTCGCGTATCCATTTTCTTGGATCGTAGTGTTTTTTGTTTGGAGAATCTGCTCCGTCAGGACTTCCGATTTGTGTTTTCAAATAGTCAATATTCTTAATCATATAATCACGGATTCCTTCAGTGAAAGCAAATTGTAAATCGGTATCAATATTCATTTTGATTACACCATATGAAATTCCTTCTCTGATTTCTTCAAGCGTAGAACCTGAACCACCATGGAAAACAAAATCAACCGGATTGTGACCTGTGTTGAATTTATTTTGGACATAATCCTGAGAATTTTTCAAAATCTTCGGAGTAAGTTTTACGTTTCCTGGTTTGTAAACGCCATGAACATTTCCGAAAGCTGCCGCGATAGTAAATCTAGGCGAAACTTTCATCAACTCTTCATAAGCATAAGCTACTTCTTCAGGTTGCGTGTATAATTTTGAGCTGTCAACATCTGAATTGTCAACACCATCTTCTTCACCACCTGTTATTCCAAGTTCGATTTCCAACGTCATTCCCATTTTGCTCATTCTTGCCAAATAGGTTTTACAGATTTCGATATTTTCTTCGATAGGTTCTTCCGACAAATCAATCATGTGGGAAGAATATAATGGTTTTCCGGTTTCGGCAAAATGCTTTTCAGAAGCATCTAACAAACCATCAATCCAAGGCAATAATTTTTTAGCGCAATGATCTGTATGAAGAATCACCGTAGCACCATAAGCTTCTGCCAAAGTATGAATGTGTTTTGCCCCTGCAATTCCACCTGCAA is part of the Flavobacterium sangjuense genome and harbors:
- the rodA gene encoding rod shape-determining protein RodA, producing MKNQSVTNNLDWISVVIYIVLVLMGWLNIYSSSLSSIEQEASIFDFTQIYGKQFMFIILTIPLIFVVLSVDGKFYEKFSSVIYVIGLLSLAGLFVFGKTIKGQANWYSFGSFGIQPSEFVKTATALALAKYLSDVQVNLKDLNRQIQVLGILFLPILLIVPHDPGSALIYSVFILVLYREGLPSWYVWTGFIAIVLFVLALILKPLVLIGIALFVILFIYYRSRIINRNWILSSLIFLMVSGFVFSVDYVFTNVFKQHHRDRFNILLGKEVDMKGIGYNTNQSEIAIGSGGWFGKGYLEGTQTKGGFVPEQHTDYIFTTVGEEWGFLGCLFVIGLFLCLIMRIIYLAERQKTKFSRVYGYCVAGILFIHFFVNIAMVAGIFPTIGVPLPFFSYGGSGLWGFTILLFIFLKMDANKVNEW
- the mrdA gene encoding penicillin-binding protein 2 gives rise to the protein MRKVLLPTIIFIATILLVLRLFYLQVIDDTLKLKSDNNAIKIAYDYPERGYIYDRNGKLLVANQPSYDIMVIPKDVKDIDVDEFCSLLKITKEDYDKKIAKAKVYSPRLPSVFLSQLNKKEYAAFQEVQRNFTGFYIQKRALRDYQVAFGANVFGFITQVNDKIIQKNKYYNSGDLIGRQGVEESYEDFLRGVKGVKYIQKDKYNRDIGSYKEGRFDTIAVQGSDINLSIDAELQKYGEELMVNKRGGIVAIEPKTGEILALVTAPSYDPAILVGRQRSKNYTTLYKDSIAKPLYDRGLLAEYTPGSPFKILTGLVALQEGAIDENFSVNCHHGFSYAPGRFMKCHCHGGALQLHRGIYESCNTFFSTSYMRTIDKYNNPPKGVDVWSNHLKSFGLGQFMGYDLPTGKKGNLPTSKTYKKMYPGWGWSSRTIVSNAIGQGEVLMTPIQLANMIATVANRGYYYTPHIIKKIKGHAIDKKFTTKHVTTVDRKYFEPMISGLFDVYNMGTAHGLNVEGIDICGKTGTAENFAKINGKRVKLQDHSIFVAFAPKDNPKIAIAVFVENGYWGARWAGPITSLMIEKYIKRKITRTDLEKRMLEGSLQSEYNKYYANPIVDTLIKSKIDGPAKPLEIKPEVKVVKPQIKVRDTSGN
- a CDS encoding rod shape-determining protein MreD produces the protein MNSALLANIARFVLLLAAQILIFNRIDLFGFINPFPYVLFIILYPVNGNKSGLLVASFFLGLLMDMFWNSGGVHAAACLVLAYYRPAIFKFSFGLSYEYQTVKLNDVLTPERFSFLLIAIVLHHFVLFVLEVFKVSFLWDILVRTVLSTVFTIITCIIIIYIIKPSKR
- the mreC gene encoding rod shape-determining protein MreC, whose translation is MQQIFNFVLKNSNRLLFLLLLVLSFTLTIQSHSYHKSKIISSANFFTGGIYEKINNVDEYFGLREQNEELAKENARLKSLLFNQKDTTKLPQLDSIKGVKKMDIVVSKVIHNSYSILENYITINNGAASGIKPNMGVINSAGIVGIVDKTSKNYATIISVLNVKSQINAKIKKSNHFGSLVWNGKSTGFVQLIDVPRLAGVRKGDTIVTGGQSIIFPENIGIGTIDKVYIDDETNYYTLDIRLFNDMTNLGHVYIIKNKDTEEITNLENQSKKDE
- a CDS encoding rod shape-determining protein, whose product is MGFFDFMTEDIAIDLGTANTLIIHNDKVVIDSPSIVARDRISGKIIAVGKEANMMQGKTHENIKTIRPLKDGVIADFDASEKMISMFIKSIPALKKKMFTPALRMVVCIPSGITEVEMRAVKESCERVNGKEVYLIHEPMAAAIGIGIDIMQPKGNMIVDIGGGTTEIAVIALGGIVCDKSVKIAGDVFTNDIVYYMRTQHNLFVGESTAEKIKITIGAATDDLETPPEDMSVQGRDLLTGKPKQVEVSYREISKALDKSIQRIEDAIMETLSQTPPELAADIYNTGIYLAGGGSMLRGLDKRISQKTDLPVYIAEDPLRAVVRGTGMALKNIPKFRSILIK
- the purH gene encoding bifunctional phosphoribosylaminoimidazolecarboxamide formyltransferase/IMP cyclohydrolase is translated as MSTTKNTQGQRPNGTKLIQSALISVFSKDGLEPIVRKLHEQNVTIYSTGGTEEFINNLGIPVVPVEEVTSFPEILGGRVKTLHPKIFGGILNRQDNETDIAQMKDFEIPQIDLVIVDLYPFEKTVASGASEQDIIEKIDIGGISLIRAAAKNFNDTVIVASVNEYSILFDLISTQNGATTLEQRKLLATKAFHVSSNYDTAIFNYFNTDETIFKASIDNGQILRYGENPHQKGFFFGDFDKMFTKVHGKELSYNNLLDVDAAVNLILEFKNNEPTFAILKHNNACGLATRNNMKDAYLAALAGDPTSAFGGVLIANGKIDLATANEINSLFCEVVIAPSYDDEAIAVLSEKKNRIILIQHDVELPSRQVRTALNGLLIQDRNNITDAKSDLKVVTNTTPTEQEIDDLLFASKICKNTKSNTIVFAKNSTLVASGTGQTSRVDALKQAIEKATTFGFDLNGAVMASDAFFPFPDCVEIAHNAGITAVIQPGGSIKDELSINFCNENKVAMVFTGTRHFKH
- a CDS encoding ABC transporter permease; translation: MLLYLRLLKESFAFAMNALRNNKLRTMLSLLGVTIGIFSIIAVLAAVDSLDRKIKADLSTLDKNTIYLTSQSFGPTDVPRWKREQFPAVKYEEYQYLKTALNDVENSCFQYFTGSQNIKFESKTVSNVNMVPVTHEFVDIQRMEFKEGRFFNELESNSGKQVVVLGHDIAEQLFENADPIGKTVRIYGNRFTVIGVTKKKGSGMDIGGGDDTSAFIPSNFLRGLYGDNNDNVLCVVVIKPEKGADIEGLKGEISQKLRSYRGVKQGEIDNFFINILSGFTDMIDSLIGSLKIGGWIISGFSLLVGGFGIANIMFVSVKERTNLIGIQKSLGAKNKFILFQFLFEAIILCVIGGMVGLLLVWIIAMILTKVLDFEFVLSMGNIILGTSLAAIIGLIAGILPAVSASRLDPVEAIRSGM
- the accD gene encoding acetyl-CoA carboxylase, carboxyltransferase subunit beta, whose translation is MAWFKRTEKGITTATEDKKDVPKGLWYKSPTGKIIDQDELARNLWVSPEDDFHVRIGSKEYFEILFDDNKFKELDAKMTSKDPLNFVDTKKYSDRLKDAIDKTGLKDAVRTAVGKSKGKDLVVCCMDFAFIGGSMGAVVGEKIARGIDYSIKNKVPFVMISKSGGARMMEAAYSLMQLAKTSAKLAQLAEAKIPYISLCTDPTTGGTTASYAMLGDVNISEPGALIGFAGPRVVRDTTGKDLPDGFQTAEFVLDHGFLDFITPRKELKDKINLYLDLILNQNIR
- the fbaA gene encoding class II fructose-bisphosphate aldolase, yielding MAHNIKPGVATGDEVQAIFAYAKEKGFALPAVNVIGSSTINGVLETAAKLNAPVIIQFSNGGAAYNAGKGLSNVGEKAAIAGGIAGAKHIHTLAEAYGATVILHTDHCAKKLLPWIDGLLDASEKHFAETGKPLYSSHMIDLSEEPIEENIEICKTYLARMSKMGMTLEIELGITGGEEDGVDNSDVDSSKLYTQPEEVAYAYEELMKVSPRFTIAAAFGNVHGVYKPGNVKLTPKILKNSQDYVQNKFNTGHNPVDFVFHGGSGSTLEEIREGISYGVIKMNIDTDLQFAFTEGIRDYMIKNIDYLKTQIGSPDGADSPNKKHYDPRKWIREGELTFNKRLEEAFADLNNVNTL